CCATAAAAACAAACCTTTTAGGGAGTCTAAATATTATTGAAGCTGCCATAAATAATGGAGTAAAGAAAGTTATAAATATTAGTACTGATAAGGCAGTCAACCCGACAAACACCATGGGGGTAACAAAACTTTTAGCAGAAAAATTATTTAAGCAGGCTAATTTAAAATTAAATAATCACCATACAAAGTTCTCTTCTGTTCGTTTTGGGAATGTTCTCGGCTCACGCGGTTCTGTCTTTCCTCTCCTATTTGAACAGCTTATGAATCAAGAGCCCTTGACCATTACCGACCTTGGAATGACACGTTTTTTTATGTCTATCAAAGAAGCAGTTCTACTTACTATTAAGGCAGGCGCTTATGCTGAGGGCGAAGAAATATACATTCTTAAAATGAAAGCTTTAATGCTTTCAGATCTAGTAGTTGGTTTAAAAGAGTATTCAAAACAAAAACAGGTAAAAGAACCTGAAGTGCAAATTATTGGAATAAGACAAGGAGAAAAATTATACGAAGAATTGGTACTGGAATCGGAACTTGAAAATTTGTATGAAAACGAAGAGATGTATGTAATTTCGCCTAACTCCCCCGATACAACCCTATTCAAAAAATTATACTTATCTGATTATCGATCAGATAAAGTTAATCTAATTACTCAGAAGGAAGTTCTCCAAATACTCAAGGATCTTGACCGAACATGAAGTGGGGAATAATCGGGACAGGAGGTCACAGTAAAGTAGTTCTTGAAGCCATTAAATCCTTCGGTCATTATGTTCAGGTTACTTGTTTTTCAAAAGCACTTCCTAATCATCCCTTTTTCCTTCCATATCCGATCGTATTAGATGAAGAAAAAATGATTCATTTGCATGAAAATACTATTGATAGTTGGCATGTAGCGATTGGAGATATTTCCATCAGGGAAAAAAAGCTAGAACAGTTAGAACAAAATAAACTAATCATTTCTTCTATTATTCACAAGAACTCTATTGTTAGCCCTTCTGCAACTATAGATGAAGGTACCTTTGTAAATGCAGGTGCAGTAGTTAATGCGTCTACAAGAATTGGTAGAGGCTGTATTATCAATACCTCTGCAAGCATTGATCACGATTGTATGATAGGTGATTTTGTAAATATTGGACCAGGTTCCCGTTTAGCAGGTCATGTTTCAGTTGGAACAAAAACTGAAATAGGAACTGGGGTTTCTGTGGCACCACATGTAAAAATAGGAAAAGGCTGTATAATCGGGATAGGTTCTGTGGTAGTAAAAAACATACCAGACTTCAGCTTGGCTTATGGTGTTCCAGCTCAAGTAATAAAACTTTTAGAGGACAAACAGTGTAAGAAAACCATATAGATTTAATCTTGCTTACCTTAATCTATATAAATATTAACCATTTTTCTCAAATTCCACTATTTATCCATAACAATCATTCCAATTATTTCATATAACTAATGGATGAAAGTCAAATTTTTGCTAAAAAAAGGGGATTAAGATATGTCAGTACTATACTCAACAGGTCCTGTTGAAAACATGAATGGTGACGGTTCCTTAGACCCATCATTTACGTTGGACAAGCTTTTTTATACTCTCGTAGTAAACATTCTAAATAATAATGAAAGAAAGAGTACCGGAATAATAATAGAAGTCTACGATGTAGATGGTCTAAAAACCAGAGTAGGACGGTATAAGGGTGAAGTAGAGGAACAATATGGTTACACTTCTGAATTAGACGTATCTGAATTAAACCGTTTTGAAATTCAAATAGAGCTACGCAAAGACGATGTCCTCGCATCTGTGACCGGGAAAAATGCTTTAGGAGAAATTATAAGAGAACTGCCGTTAACACGCATAAAATCATAAAAAGCTACTTTAATCATCGTGTTTAAGCAAGCTAACATAACTGGTTTTTACTGTGGCTTGCTTTTTTTAGAGTATATGAATTGCAGACTTAAATGCGACACCTAGAAAAAAAGCCCTACTTGCCTCTTGTAAAATAGAAGTTACCACACAACTTTTTACATGGAGGACGAGTATGAACTTACCACATTTGAGCGTGGACAACTAGAAGTGCTCCATACACTAGGGCATTCTACAAGAGGAAATTAGTGCTGTTCTTAATCGTCATCATTCCTGTTTTGAGCGTGAGTATCCATAAATATAAGCTCTATATATAATATAACAGCTAGGAAGCTCAAGAGCAGTATGCTGAGCGCCGTAAAACTTGAAAACCCTTTGGAA
The DNA window shown above is from Peribacillus sp. FSL P2-0133 and carries:
- a CDS encoding acetyltransferase gives rise to the protein MKWGIIGTGGHSKVVLEAIKSFGHYVQVTCFSKALPNHPFFLPYPIVLDEEKMIHLHENTIDSWHVAIGDISIREKKLEQLEQNKLIISSIIHKNSIVSPSATIDEGTFVNAGAVVNASTRIGRGCIINTSASIDHDCMIGDFVNIGPGSRLAGHVSVGTKTEIGTGVSVAPHVKIGKGCIIGIGSVVVKNIPDFSLAYGVPAQVIKLLEDKQCKKTI
- a CDS encoding SDR family NAD(P)-dependent oxidoreductase is translated as MQGSSLNINPDLYDHYQDKVILITGGTGSIGSQIVMELVKYSPKKIIIYSKDDSKQYLMKKRMKEFNNIYYILGDIRDFQRVEYVSRGVDYIFHTAALKQVPICEENPDEAIKTNLLGSLNIIEAAINNGVKKVINISTDKAVNPTNTMGVTKLLAEKLFKQANLKLNNHHTKFSSVRFGNVLGSRGSVFPLLFEQLMNQEPLTITDLGMTRFFMSIKEAVLLTIKAGAYAEGEEIYILKMKALMLSDLVVGLKEYSKQKQVKEPEVQIIGIRQGEKLYEELVLESELENLYENEEMYVISPNSPDTTLFKKLYLSDYRSDKVNLITQKEVLQILKDLDRT